Proteins co-encoded in one Zerene cesonia ecotype Mississippi chromosome 3, Zerene_cesonia_1.1, whole genome shotgun sequence genomic window:
- the LOC119839396 gene encoding acyl-CoA desaturase-like, with the protein MAGLSENKCDNENINNKLNSEYITSKDIGTDYNYKHEIVWHNIVFFSVLHFFGLWGAYIFFSGGICFKTYVWFLIVMTMLGFGITAGAHRLFTHKCYKATTALKVFLILMQTASGQNSLFVWIRDHRLHHRFSDTDGDPHNSKRGFFFSHVGWLLTKKHPYVKELGKRIDMSDIKADELIMLQKKYYPYIFVVTSLLVPVGVPYYFFGEPFVTSLLVCFFARYVIQLNGTWLVNSAAHLYGTRPYDKKLQPVESWFVSLFSYGEGWHNYHHAFPWDYKAAELPTFINPSTAFIDLCAKLGLAYDLKTASHEMVVNRIMSSGDGTHFDLGNDEAKSAVTATGIVHPLNITYNVTYPPPNTALSEEGLPLCEREALQQTTFQRRSAKA; encoded by the exons ATGGCTGGTTTAAGTGAAAACAAATgtgataatgaaaatattaataataaattaaacagcgAATATATAACAAGTAAAGATATAGGAACAGACTATAATTACAAACATGAAATCGTGTGgcataatatagtatttttctCAGTGTTACATTTCTTTGGTTTATGGGgagcttatatatttttttctggtGGAATTTGCTTTAAAACATACGTATGGT TCCTTATCGTTATGACAATGCTTGGCTTCGGCATAACAGCTGGAGCCCACAGACTTTTTACTCATAAATGTTACAAGGCGACAACAGCTCTAAAAGTGTTCCTCATATTAATGCAGACCGCATCGGGTcaa AATTCCCTTTTCGTGTGGATCCGTGACCATCGCCTCCATCACCGGTTCTCAGACACGGACGGCGACCCTCACAATTCGAAAAGGGGCTTCTTCTTCTCTCATGTAGGCTGGTTACTGACTAAGAAACACCCATACGTAAAGGAATTAGGGAAACGGATCGACATGAGCGACATAAAAGCTGACGAGCTCATTATGCTTCAGAAAAA GTATTATCCCTACATATTCGTTGTCACTTCCCTGCTGGTTCCAGTAGGTGTACCATATTACTTCTTCGGGGAACCTTTTGTAACTTCGCTGCTAGTATGCTTTTTCGCGCGTTATGTGATACAACTTAACGGCACTTGGCTTGTCAATAGTGCTGCACATCTATATGGCACGAGGCCGTATGACAA AAAACTTCAACCAGTTGAGTCATGGTTCGTGTCTTTATTCTCGTATGGTGAAGGCTGGCACAACTACCACCACGCCTTCCCTTGGGATTATAAAGCAGCTGAACTACCTACATTTATCAACCCATCGACCGcatttatagatttatgtGCTAAGCTTGGCTTAGCTTACGATCTCAAGACAGCGTCTCATGAAATG GTCGTAAATCGCATCATGAGCTCAGGCGATGGTACCCACTTCGACCTCGGCAATGACGAGGCCAAGTCCGCAGTGACAGCGACTGGTATAGTCCACCCACTGAACATTACATACAACGTCACATACCCTCCTCCCAACACTGCACTTAGTGAGGAGGGATTACCGCTTTGTGAGAGAGAAGCGCTTCAACAAACAACATTTCAAAGGAGATCCGCGAAGGCCTGA
- the LOC119839403 gene encoding trypsin alpha-3-like: MTMIPFISLSDSASKVNRSCECGIAGKNRRIVGGTTVQPHQYPWLVSLMLGPKLHCGGAIITNQHILTAGHCITFGVSFHDLTVNIGMHDRLGSSFSTLRLKNGVKHPVFTSNAVRDINDIAVLTLEKKLKFSEKVRPICLPSEDLDFKNTPLTVAGWGKTRQGALTSSRYLLETKVKLVDGEKCSKSAIYKDNLVKDTMMCAYSLGKDACQGDSGGPLFSTHSKTHNKKWYHVGIVSWGIDCAKPDYPGVYTIVSKYVSWIKQQTKDGMYCI, translated from the exons atgacgaTGATCCCCTTT ATATCGCTTTCAGATAGCGCTTCCAAAGTCAACCGTTCATGTG AGTGCGGAATAGCAGGGAAAAATCGGCGGATTGTCGGTGGTACAACTGTACAACCACATCAATATCCCTGGCTGGTATCTCTCATGTTGGGGCCAAAACTGCATTGTGGAGGAGCTATCATTACCAATCAACACATATTGACTGCCGGACATTGTATTACATTTGG ggttAGCTTCCACGATTTAACAGTCAACATTGGTATGCATGACCGCCTAGGCTCCTCTTTTAGTACGCTTAGATTAAAGAATGGAGTAAAACACCCCGTATTCACTTCTAATGCAGTTCGggatataaatgatattgcTGTTCTTACCTTGGAGAAAAAGTTGAAGTTTTCAGAGAAAGTCAGACCGATTTGTTTGCCTTCTGAAG atttggACTTTAAAAATACGCCCTTGACTGTAGCGGGTTGGGGGAAAACCAGACAAGGGGCATTGACGTCATCACGATATTTGTTAGAAACCAAAGTCAAATTGGTTGATGGTGAAAAGTGCAGTAAATCCGCCATTTATAAGGATAATCTAGTAAAGGATACTATGATGTGTGCTTACAGTTTAGGAAAGGACGCATGTCAA ggTGATAGCGGTGGTCCCTTATTTTCAACGCACAGCAAAACTCATAATAAGAAATGGTATCACGTAG GTATTGTGTCTTGGGGAATAGATTGTGCGAAACCAGATTATCCAG gAGTATACACCATCGTCTCAAAATATGTTTCATGGATTAAACAGCAAACCAAAGACGgaatgtattgtatataa